The following are encoded in a window of Manihot esculenta cultivar AM560-2 chromosome 8, M.esculenta_v8, whole genome shotgun sequence genomic DNA:
- the LOC122724431 gene encoding uncharacterized protein LOC122724431: MTDKGKEAEKISLRSQSSQTNLTKLQLFTPGHSSVQNITGQLSVPRPLYTNTTSIINRPIGHISSALITQPHYARPRSPRPHFTSFNKFSPLQAVPITPSTFKQAVTNTSSPSYTIPTSPSSSSQTDLTQYKYKPIEDQIITIEPEYWAQNPHLNEYQLCETIFPKTHYYIPDNFQKSQIYYEAILTHTNSILIQNNFDPHNHTKLRYCKVRLLKVWTLTEWGQEPHKTKEFTYTNGQLRQNAKYNYYDYQFAWERTFFKQNEQLSISFFFYISDNFTYPIPFWFHQWWNKFGIHDDIIPDQIKPAKTQFFDKQQLPETIICSPQWLIYSHYFHIPWIFMTEYHIKDQVIDNFQIPMIVRKYKTKWWTKTNLQGCCQIAVDQFFVNNPQYCKTPSPAVITKQETFLARKQQIMAHMAACTSEQEYEKLLEELKETRSTAASPSPIDLSDDNDDFFTQAEI; encoded by the exons ATGACAGACAAAGGAAAGGAAGCAGAAAAGATCTCTTTGAGATCACAAAGTTCACAAACAAATTTGacaaaattacaattatttacTCCAGGAC ATAGTTCTGTCCAAAATATCACGGGACAGTTATCTGTACCCAGACCATTATATACAAATACTACTAGTATAATAAATAGACCCATTGGTCATATATCAAGTGCTTTGATCACACAACCACATTATGCAAGACCAAGATCGCCCAGACCTCATTTTACTTCATTTAACAAATTTAGCCCATTACAGGCAGTACCAATAACCCCATCCACATTTAAACAGGCTGTCACCAACACCTCATCTCCAAGCTACACAATACCTACAAGCCCATCTTCTTCAAGCCAAACTGATTTAACCCAATATAAATATAAGCCCATTGAAGACCAGATTATTACCATAGAACCAGAatattgggcacaaaaccctcATTTAAATGAATACCAACTTTGTGAAACCATTTTTCCCAAAACTCATTACTACATCCCTGACAATTTCCAAAAATCCCAAATCTATTATGAAGCCATTCTCACCCACACAAATTCTATCCTCATACAAAACAATTTTGATCCTCATAATCATACCAAACTCAGATATTGCAAAGTGAGGCTACTCAAGGTATGGACTCTTACTGAGTGGGGACAAGAACCCCATAAAACAAAAGAATTTACTTATACCAATGGACAATTGAGACAAAatgcaaaatataattattatgattatcaatttgcttgggaaagaacatttttcaagcaaaatgaacaattatccatatctttcttcttttatatCTCTGACAATTTTACTTATCCTATTCCATTTTGGTTTCACCAATGGTGGAACAAATTTGGTATCCATGATGATATTATCCCAGATCAAATTAAACCTGCTAAAACCCAATTTTTTGATAAACAGCAATTACCAGAAACCATTATTTGCTCTCCCCAGTGGCTTATTTACTCCCATTACTTTCATATACCTTGGATTTTCATGACTGAATATCATATTAAAGACCAAGTCATTGACAATTTCCAAATTCCCATGATAGTCAGAAAATACAAAACTAAATGGTGGACTAAAACTAATCTCCAAGGTTGCTGCCAAATAGCAGTAGACCAGTTTTTTGTAAACAATCCACAATATTGCAAAACACCTAGCCCAGCCGTTATTACCAAACAAGAAACCTTTTTAGCCCGAAAACAACAAATTATGGCACATATGGCTGCCTGTACCTCCGAAcaagaatatgaaaaattacttgAAGAATTAAAAGAAACAAGGAGTACTGCAGCATCACCATCACCAATCGACTTATCTGATGACAATGATGATTTTTTTACACAAGCAGAGATATAA